Proteins co-encoded in one Halorussus lipolyticus genomic window:
- a CDS encoding adenosylhomocysteinase, with translation MADYPTISEQVDDVESARTEGHRKMDWAREHMPILSAIQDEFEADQPFEGERIGMAMHVEAKTAVLVETLAEGGAEVAVTGCNPLSTHDDVSAALDEHPNISSYAKHGVDDDEYYAAIESVIAHEPTITVDDGMDLVAAIHEDYPELIDSIVGGAEETTTGVHRLRAMDDDGELKYPVFAVNDTPMKRLFDNVHGTGESSLANIAMTTNLSWAGKNVVVAGYGDCGRGVAKKASGQNANVIVTEVEPRRALEAHMEGYDVMPMAEAAEVGDVFLTTTGNRDVITQDHFEKMQDGVLLANAGHFDIEINLDQLSDLAVNEREARDGVREYEMDDGRRLNVLAEGRLVNLASPIALGHPVEVMDQSFGVQAACVRELVDNGDQYDAGVHDVPDELDVEIAEIKLEAEGVEYDDLTDEQAEYMDSWQHGT, from the coding sequence ATGGCAGACTATCCGACAATCTCCGAACAGGTAGACGACGTGGAGTCTGCGCGCACCGAAGGCCATCGCAAGATGGACTGGGCGCGCGAACACATGCCGATTCTCTCGGCGATTCAGGACGAGTTCGAGGCCGACCAACCCTTCGAGGGCGAGCGAATCGGGATGGCGATGCACGTCGAGGCCAAGACCGCCGTGCTGGTCGAAACGCTCGCTGAAGGCGGCGCTGAGGTCGCCGTCACCGGGTGCAACCCGCTCTCGACCCACGACGACGTGAGCGCCGCGCTGGACGAGCATCCCAATATCTCCTCCTACGCCAAGCACGGCGTGGACGACGACGAGTACTACGCCGCCATCGAGTCGGTCATCGCCCACGAACCGACGATTACGGTGGACGACGGCATGGACCTCGTGGCGGCCATCCACGAGGACTACCCCGAACTCATCGACTCCATCGTCGGCGGGGCCGAGGAGACCACCACGGGCGTCCACCGACTCCGCGCGATGGACGACGACGGCGAACTCAAGTACCCCGTCTTCGCCGTGAACGACACGCCGATGAAGCGACTGTTCGACAACGTTCACGGCACCGGCGAGTCCTCGCTGGCCAACATCGCCATGACCACGAACCTCTCGTGGGCGGGCAAGAACGTCGTCGTCGCGGGCTACGGCGACTGCGGCCGCGGCGTCGCCAAGAAGGCCTCGGGCCAGAACGCCAACGTCATCGTGACCGAGGTCGAACCGCGCCGCGCGCTGGAGGCCCACATGGAGGGCTACGACGTGATGCCGATGGCCGAGGCGGCCGAGGTCGGCGACGTGTTCCTCACCACGACGGGCAACCGCGACGTAATCACGCAGGACCACTTCGAGAAGATGCAGGACGGCGTTCTGCTGGCCAACGCCGGCCACTTCGACATCGAAATCAACTTGGATCAACTCTCGGACCTCGCCGTCAACGAGCGCGAGGCCCGCGACGGCGTTCGGGAGTACGAGATGGACGACGGGCGACGACTGAACGTCCTCGCCGAGGGCCGACTGGTCAACCTCGCAAGTCCCATCGCGCTGGGCCACCCCGTCGAGGTCATGGACCAGAGCTTCGGCGTGCAGGCCGCCTGCGTCCGCGAACTGGTGGATAACGGCGACCAGTACGACGCCGGCGTCCACGACGTGCCCGACGAACTCGACGTGGAAATCGCGGAAATCAAGTTGGAGGCCGAGGGCGTCGAGTACGACGACCTGACCGACGAGCAGGCAGAGTACATGGATAGCTGGCAACACGGGACATAA
- a CDS encoding DUF7472 family protein, whose amino-acid sequence MVDKETRREIFVGVGSVGLFVALLVWVGTTYGNGGLTQTGALAVVAVIVFFVLLMTGVGYWMAQQH is encoded by the coding sequence ATGGTAGATAAGGAAACGCGCCGCGAGATATTCGTCGGCGTGGGTTCCGTCGGTCTGTTCGTCGCGTTGCTAGTCTGGGTGGGCACGACCTACGGGAACGGCGGACTGACCCAGACGGGCGCGTTGGCAGTCGTAGCGGTTATCGTCTTCTTCGTGCTGTTGATGACCGGCGTCGGCTACTGGATGGCACAACAGCACTGA
- a CDS encoding nuclear transport factor 2 family protein: MTETSDTTDATELARSYYDAIDAGDYDRFADLLGAGVVHERPDRTIEDRDALVGFMRDDRPNKDTSHEIEAVFAEEQAGEDAPEVAVRGRLRDAEGNPMFEFVDAFEFESGEARIARIRTYTR; encoded by the coding sequence ATGACCGAAACCTCCGACACCACCGACGCCACCGAACTCGCACGCTCCTACTACGACGCCATCGACGCGGGCGACTACGACCGGTTCGCCGACCTCCTCGGTGCGGGCGTGGTCCACGAGCGCCCCGACCGGACCATCGAGGACAGAGACGCGCTGGTCGGGTTCATGCGCGACGACCGGCCCAACAAGGACACGTCCCACGAAATCGAGGCCGTCTTCGCCGAGGAGCAGGCCGGCGAGGACGCCCCCGAAGTCGCAGTTAGAGGACGCCTGCGCGACGCCGAGGGCAACCCCATGTTCGAGTTCGTGGACGCCTTCGAGTTCGAGAGCGGCGAGGCGAGAATCGCCAGAATCAGAACCTACACGCGCTGA
- a CDS encoding SWIM zinc finger family protein, whose protein sequence is MENTTASERTRASLAPAPTVTDVRSQRARMERMAVTPLGGGVYEVESQSGNTYSVDLPGGRCTCPDHNFRGVRCKHIRRVAMEVTEGLVPPPGQRTVACANCGDETFVDETSEGPHFCDECGLAPGEAVVDRETGDLLVVVRTTDRRADEVEIANHDCTVAEYHNNRDYRADDVVVEAMYPVPAGLGTDDLKPHHLRRYSFPRGRLARRGESRGESSVTNRSVAEREDQSELGEFEVRA, encoded by the coding sequence ATGGAAAACACAACAGCTTCCGAACGAACGCGAGCATCGCTCGCTCCCGCGCCGACCGTGACCGACGTCCGGTCCCAGCGGGCGCGCATGGAGCGAATGGCCGTCACACCGCTCGGTGGCGGCGTCTACGAGGTCGAAAGCCAGAGCGGCAACACCTACTCGGTGGACCTACCCGGCGGGCGGTGTACCTGCCCAGACCACAACTTCCGAGGAGTCCGGTGCAAGCACATCCGGCGCGTCGCCATGGAGGTCACGGAGGGACTCGTCCCGCCGCCCGGCCAGCGGACCGTCGCCTGCGCTAACTGTGGCGACGAAACCTTCGTGGACGAGACTAGCGAGGGGCCGCACTTCTGCGACGAATGTGGTCTCGCACCCGGCGAGGCCGTGGTGGACCGCGAGACTGGCGACCTGCTGGTCGTGGTCCGAACCACCGACCGCCGGGCCGACGAGGTAGAAATCGCCAATCACGATTGCACCGTCGCAGAGTACCACAACAATCGGGACTACCGCGCCGACGACGTGGTAGTCGAGGCGATGTACCCCGTCCCGGCGGGCCTCGGCACCGACGACCTGAAGCCCCATCATCTCCGGCGGTACTCCTTCCCGCGGGGCCGACTCGCCCGCCGCGGGGAGAGCAGGGGTGAATCGAGCGTCACTAATCGTTCCGTCGCCGAGCGCGAGGACCAATCTGAACTGGGTGAGTTCGAAGTCCGGGCGTAG
- the serS gene encoding serine--tRNA ligase codes for MLDRNYIRENPDEVRAALEQKGVTDVDFDRILELDEEWRDLKARGDDLRHERNEVSDKIGELKQAGEHDEADEAIERSQELKAEIEEIEDRAAELEETLEKEMLRLPQIPSEEVPVGDSEDENVERRREGFEDLRDLPDEVTPHYELGEELDIIDEARAAKTSGSGFYFLKGEGAQLEYALLQFMLELHREQGYIDLFPPVPVNSKSMEGTGQFPKFVDDAYRLGGANDEPYDDDDLWLCPTAEVPVTNMYRDDILLKDDLPLKHQAYTPNFRREAGEHGTETRGIVRVHQFNKVEMVNFVEPDNSAEAFDRLVGEAEEVLERLDLPYRILEMCTADLGFTQAKKYDIEVWAPGDDMDEGPEQGGRWLEVSSVSNFEDFQARRAGLRYRPERHESAEYLHTLNGSGLALPRVMVAILEYYQNDDGTVTVPEPLRPYMGGKEVIEGHEPVGESALGAGEKD; via the coding sequence ATGCTAGACCGGAACTACATCCGCGAGAATCCCGACGAGGTCCGCGCCGCGCTCGAACAGAAGGGCGTTACCGACGTGGACTTCGACCGGATTCTCGAACTCGACGAGGAGTGGCGCGACCTCAAAGCCCGCGGCGACGACCTGCGACACGAGCGAAACGAGGTCAGCGACAAAATCGGCGAACTCAAGCAGGCCGGAGAACACGACGAGGCCGACGAGGCCATCGAGCGTTCGCAGGAACTCAAGGCCGAAATCGAAGAAATCGAGGACCGCGCGGCCGAACTCGAAGAAACCCTCGAAAAAGAGATGCTTCGCCTCCCGCAGATTCCGAGCGAGGAGGTCCCGGTCGGCGACAGCGAGGACGAAAACGTCGAGCGCCGACGCGAGGGCTTCGAGGACCTGCGTGACCTGCCAGACGAGGTGACGCCCCACTACGAACTCGGCGAGGAGCTAGACATCATCGACGAGGCCCGTGCCGCCAAAACAAGCGGAAGCGGGTTCTACTTCCTCAAGGGCGAGGGGGCGCAGTTGGAGTACGCCCTCCTCCAGTTCATGCTCGAACTCCACCGCGAGCAGGGGTACATCGACCTGTTCCCGCCGGTCCCGGTCAACAGCAAGTCGATGGAGGGCACCGGCCAGTTCCCCAAGTTCGTGGACGACGCCTACCGACTCGGCGGGGCGAACGACGAACCCTACGACGACGACGACCTCTGGCTCTGTCCGACCGCCGAGGTCCCGGTCACGAACATGTACCGCGACGACATCCTCCTCAAGGACGACCTGCCGCTCAAACATCAGGCCTACACGCCGAACTTCCGGCGCGAGGCGGGCGAACACGGCACCGAGACGCGGGGCATCGTCCGGGTCCACCAGTTCAACAAGGTCGAGATGGTCAACTTCGTGGAACCCGACAATAGCGCCGAGGCCTTCGACCGACTCGTCGGCGAGGCCGAGGAGGTACTGGAGCGCCTTGACCTGCCCTACCGGATTCTGGAGATGTGTACCGCGGACCTCGGGTTCACGCAGGCCAAGAAGTACGACATCGAGGTCTGGGCACCCGGCGACGACATGGACGAGGGTCCCGAACAGGGCGGGCGATGGCTCGAAGTCTCGTCGGTGTCGAACTTCGAGGACTTCCAAGCCCGGCGCGCTGGCCTGCGCTACCGGCCCGAGCGCCACGAGTCGGCCGAGTACCTCCACACGCTCAACGGGTCGGGACTGGCCCTGCCCCGCGTGATGGTGGCCATCCTCGAATACTACCAGAACGACGACGGCACCGTCACCGTGCCCGAACCCCTCCGGCCCTACATGGGCGGCAAGGAGGTTATCGAGGGTCACGAACCGGTTGGCGAGAGCGCCCTCGGCGCGGGCGAGAAGGACTAA
- a CDS encoding alpha/beta fold hydrolase produces the protein MPLDHAAEPSATAKPYVEALSAVCDHYGVDAESRYADLPNPASKVHYLTAGEGPPLLLLHGLGATATYWVPMLDALTDHFTVYVPDAPGRGLSTAVDYRETGFREFGVEYVADLLDSVGIEETAVMGNSLGGFQSLALTVDHPERVTRLCAIGAPAGLSRDIPLLFRLFDLPLVGRWLFDYFQAETVEEARAEFRRINVEDDSAIPDMFFEPGIVGEKLPGQRESLLSLMETLGTVRGMNPEFDLREAVREIQVPTRFVWGTEDYFWPPSVGRPVASAMANADFVTLADYGHVPWLEPGDEATDAAVAFLTDGRSV, from the coding sequence ATGCCCCTCGACCACGCCGCCGAACCGAGCGCCACTGCCAAACCCTACGTGGAAGCCCTCTCGGCAGTCTGCGACCACTACGGCGTAGACGCCGAATCACGGTACGCCGACCTCCCCAATCCCGCCAGTAAGGTCCACTACCTGACCGCGGGCGAGGGACCGCCCTTGCTCCTCCTCCACGGTCTCGGCGCGACGGCGACCTACTGGGTCCCGATGCTCGACGCGCTGACCGACCACTTCACGGTCTACGTTCCCGACGCCCCCGGCCGAGGACTCTCGACCGCAGTGGACTACCGCGAAACCGGATTCCGGGAGTTCGGCGTCGAGTACGTCGCCGACCTCCTCGATTCGGTCGGCATCGAGGAGACCGCCGTCATGGGCAACTCCCTCGGGGGATTCCAGTCGCTGGCGCTCACGGTGGACCACCCCGAGCGCGTGACTCGGCTCTGCGCCATCGGTGCGCCCGCCGGCCTCTCGCGGGACATTCCGCTCCTCTTTCGACTGTTCGACCTGCCCCTCGTCGGGCGGTGGCTGTTCGACTACTTCCAAGCCGAGACGGTCGAGGAGGCCCGCGCGGAGTTCCGGCGCATCAACGTCGAGGACGACTCGGCGATTCCCGACATGTTCTTCGAACCGGGAATCGTCGGCGAGAAGCTACCCGGCCAGCGCGAGAGTCTCCTATCGCTGATGGAGACGCTGGGAACGGTCCGGGGGATGAATCCCGAGTTCGACCTGCGCGAGGCGGTCCGGGAAATCCAAGTCCCGACCAGATTCGTCTGGGGCACTGAGGACTACTTTTGGCCGCCCTCGGTGGGGCGGCCGGTGGCAAGTGCGATGGCCAACGCCGACTTCGTGACGCTCGCCGACTACGGCCACGTGCCGTGGCTCGAACCCGGCGACGAGGCCACCGACGCGGCCGTGGCGTTCCTCACCGACGGGCGCTCGGTGTAG
- a CDS encoding MBL fold metallo-hydrolase, which translates to MPQGDLREVTTGDCSDLYYLDTGMYDTEEYGAVYIYDTARPAIIDTGIGTHHELILDALDELDIAREDVAVIAPTHVHLDHAGGAGFLAEACPNAEVMIHEIGARHLVDPSRLVAGTKQAVGDQWEFYVEPKPVPEERVVELNAGDEINLGDHRLDVYHAPGHAPHQVVYHDRDDDAVFTADAAGIWVPSAEEIRQTSPPPNFDLEQCIADLETIRDLHPKALLYPHFGPREYDEGVMDEYAEVLREWVETVEAKYEELGDAQEVEDYFAENAEMVEVWGERKASEEARLNVRGVVTYIDNREE; encoded by the coding sequence ATGCCCCAAGGCGACCTCCGTGAAGTCACCACCGGCGACTGTTCGGACCTCTACTACCTCGACACCGGGATGTACGACACCGAGGAGTACGGCGCGGTCTACATCTACGATACCGCCCGACCGGCTATCATCGACACCGGCATCGGGACCCACCACGAGTTAATTCTGGACGCGCTGGACGAGTTGGACATCGCTCGCGAGGACGTCGCAGTAATCGCACCGACCCACGTCCACCTCGACCACGCTGGCGGCGCTGGGTTCCTCGCCGAGGCCTGCCCCAACGCCGAGGTCATGATTCACGAAATCGGTGCCCGGCACCTCGTGGACCCCTCGCGCCTCGTGGCGGGCACGAAGCAAGCGGTCGGCGACCAGTGGGAGTTCTACGTCGAACCCAAACCAGTCCCCGAGGAGCGCGTGGTCGAACTCAACGCGGGCGACGAAATCAACCTCGGCGACCACCGCCTCGACGTGTACCACGCGCCGGGGCATGCTCCTCATCAGGTGGTCTACCACGACCGGGACGACGATGCCGTTTTCACCGCCGACGCGGCGGGCATCTGGGTGCCCTCCGCCGAGGAGATTCGCCAGACCTCGCCGCCGCCGAACTTCGACTTGGAGCAGTGCATCGCCGACTTGGAGACGATTCGGGACTTGCATCCGAAGGCCCTCCTCTACCCGCACTTCGGCCCGCGGGAGTACGACGAGGGCGTCATGGACGAGTACGCAGAGGTCCTCCGGGAGTGGGTCGAGACGGTCGAAGCGAAGTACGAGGAACTGGGCGATGCGCAGGAAGTCGAGGACTACTTCGCGGAGAACGCCGAGATGGTCGAGGTCTGGGGCGAGCGCAAGGCCAGCGAGGAGGCCCGGCTAAACGTCCGCGGCGTCGTGACCTATATCGACAATCGTGAAGAATAG
- the hjc gene encoding Holliday junction resolvase Hjc, which produces MSNAKGDRRERELVNRLDEDGFAVMRAPASGSATERELPDVLAGDGDVFYAIEAKSSSGDPIYLTGEEVEALVYFSQNFGAKPKIGVRFDREDWYFFHPADVHQTDGGNYRVKKETALEDGEPLGALRGSDDADDEDDHDIRDVLTAVEQGVLSPDEAASMLE; this is translated from the coding sequence ATGTCCAACGCGAAGGGAGACCGCCGGGAGCGCGAACTCGTCAACCGACTCGACGAGGACGGATTCGCGGTCATGCGGGCACCGGCCAGCGGAAGCGCGACCGAGCGGGAACTCCCCGACGTACTCGCGGGCGACGGCGACGTTTTCTACGCTATCGAGGCCAAGTCGAGTTCGGGCGACCCAATCTACCTGACTGGCGAGGAGGTCGAGGCGCTGGTCTACTTCTCGCAGAACTTCGGCGCGAAGCCCAAAATCGGCGTGCGGTTCGACCGCGAGGACTGGTACTTCTTCCACCCCGCGGACGTGCATCAGACCGACGGGGGCAACTACCGGGTCAAGAAGGAGACTGCACTCGAAGACGGCGAACCGCTCGGGGCGCTCCGCGGGAGCGACGACGCCGACGACGAGGACGACCACGACATCCGGGACGTGCTGACTGCGGTCGAACAGGGCGTCCTCTCGCCGGACGAGGCCGCGTCGATGCTGGAGTAG
- a CDS encoding formate/nitrite transporter family protein: MAKEELDKRIRTEPPGEGQKSKREILAQEIQQGLEELERSADGLFLSGLSAGLDIGFGPLFMAVLLTLVGGSWGDPLTRIVVANAYAVGFIFVIGGRSELFTEHTARASLPLLDGRTSLGRLARLWALVYGGNIVGGSLFAIVMVEFAPAYGIVEASAFTEIARNLVGHEPWLILSGGIVAGWLMGLLSWLLTAAQESISRMVVVWLVTTGIGLAHLPHSIAGNVEVLAGALVTPSISLVQYASFLALATVGNALGGSVFVALLKYGHVVRGDEDE; the protein is encoded by the coding sequence GTGGCGAAGGAAGAGCTAGACAAGCGAATCAGGACCGAACCGCCGGGCGAGGGCCAGAAGTCCAAACGGGAGATACTCGCCCAAGAGATTCAACAGGGCCTCGAAGAACTCGAACGCTCGGCGGACGGACTGTTCCTCTCGGGGTTGTCGGCCGGCCTCGACATCGGTTTCGGCCCGCTGTTCATGGCGGTACTGCTGACGCTGGTCGGCGGTTCGTGGGGCGACCCCCTGACCAGAATCGTCGTCGCCAACGCCTACGCCGTCGGGTTCATCTTCGTCATCGGCGGCCGGTCGGAACTGTTCACCGAACACACCGCGCGGGCCAGTCTCCCACTGCTCGACGGGCGAACGAGTCTCGGGCGACTGGCCAGACTCTGGGCGCTCGTCTACGGCGGGAACATCGTCGGCGGAAGCCTGTTCGCCATCGTGATGGTCGAGTTCGCTCCGGCCTACGGCATCGTAGAAGCGTCGGCGTTCACCGAAATTGCGAGGAATCTCGTGGGTCACGAGCCGTGGCTGATACTCTCTGGCGGTATCGTCGCCGGGTGGCTGATGGGCCTGCTCTCGTGGCTCCTCACCGCCGCCCAAGAGAGCATCTCGCGTATGGTCGTCGTGTGGCTGGTCACGACCGGTATCGGTCTGGCCCACCTGCCACACTCCATCGCGGGGAACGTCGAGGTACTGGCTGGCGCACTCGTCACCCCGTCCATCAGCCTCGTCCAGTACGCCAGTTTTCTCGCGCTCGCCACGGTCGGCAACGCCCTCGGTGGGTCGGTTTTCGTCGCCCTGCTGAAGTACGGCCACGTCGTTCGCGGCGACGAGGACGAGTAA
- a CDS encoding EamA family transporter gives MNYLAWAVVALVGYSVFTPLASLATDQIPSTVVALVANSMLALGAAGVIAYRDEAVVPYLTGENAVYMYAAGVFLTVGILAYYQALGAGPVNVVVPVFGMFLVGSSLLGVVFLNDPLTAKKAVGIVLAAVGVYLTTS, from the coding sequence ATGAACTACCTCGCGTGGGCAGTCGTCGCGCTCGTCGGTTACTCCGTCTTCACGCCGCTGGCGAGTCTGGCGACCGACCAGATTCCGAGTACCGTCGTCGCGCTGGTCGCAAACAGCATGCTCGCGCTCGGGGCCGCCGGGGTCATCGCCTACCGAGACGAAGCGGTCGTTCCCTACCTCACCGGCGAGAACGCGGTGTACATGTACGCCGCGGGGGTCTTCCTCACGGTCGGCATCCTCGCGTACTATCAGGCGCTGGGGGCCGGGCCGGTCAACGTCGTGGTCCCCGTCTTCGGGATGTTCCTCGTCGGCAGTTCGCTACTGGGCGTGGTGTTCCTGAACGACCCGCTGACCGCGAAGAAGGCGGTCGGCATCGTGCTGGCCGCGGTCGGGGTCTACCTGACGACGAGTTAG
- a CDS encoding FAD-dependent oxidoreductase: MADTFVVIGGDAAGMSAASKAKREDPDLDVIVFEKGEWVSYGACGMPYYVKGDIDELEDLVAITPDEFREERDIDLRTHSEVVNIDREARTVTVENEEGTYEQKYDDLLVATGARAIRPPIDGMDLDGVFTFHSMDSARAVRDAVAGVADDEREGYGSEVGEYLDGEKPESVAIVGGGYIGLEMAEAFDARGLDVSVFEMLPHVLAPFGESIAEEVEDHLREQGVSLHLDTMVERIAGEGGEDGEDGRVAAIETGDERHPVDSVLVATGVAPNAELAVEAGIETGETGAIATDELGRTSAEEVFAAGDCAEAHNVVTDAPDYVPLALTANRAGRAIGSTVAGDPTEVGGIVGTAVVKVFDLEVARTGVIDSDEAQQAGFDPVSQVITAGSRAHYYPGGTPITIEMVADRETGRLLGAAMVGEEGVAKRIDTIATALHAEMTVEEVQNLDLAYAPPFSPVWDPVLTAAKVLSGKLE; the protein is encoded by the coding sequence ATGGCTGATACGTTCGTAGTAATCGGCGGCGACGCGGCGGGGATGAGCGCGGCGAGCAAGGCCAAGCGCGAGGACCCGGACCTCGACGTAATCGTCTTCGAGAAGGGCGAGTGGGTCTCTTACGGTGCCTGCGGGATGCCATACTACGTCAAGGGCGACATCGACGAGTTGGAAGACCTCGTGGCAATCACGCCCGACGAGTTCCGCGAGGAGCGAGACATCGACCTCCGGACTCACAGCGAGGTCGTCAATATCGACCGCGAGGCCCGGACGGTTACAGTCGAAAACGAGGAAGGGACTTACGAGCAGAAGTACGACGACCTCCTCGTGGCGACCGGCGCGCGAGCGATTCGGCCCCCAATCGACGGCATGGACTTGGACGGCGTATTCACTTTTCACTCGATGGACAGCGCCCGAGCGGTCCGGGACGCGGTGGCCGGCGTGGCCGACGACGAGCGGGAAGGGTACGGGTCCGAGGTCGGCGAGTATCTCGACGGCGAGAAACCCGAGTCGGTCGCCATCGTCGGCGGGGGCTACATCGGACTGGAGATGGCCGAGGCCTTCGACGCCCGCGGCCTCGACGTGTCGGTGTTCGAGATGCTCCCGCACGTCCTCGCACCCTTCGGAGAGAGTATCGCCGAGGAGGTCGAGGACCACCTCCGCGAGCAGGGCGTCTCGCTCCACCTCGACACGATGGTCGAGCGAATCGCCGGCGAGGGAGGTGAGGACGGTGAAGACGGCCGGGTCGCCGCAATCGAGACCGGCGACGAGCGCCACCCGGTCGATTCGGTGCTGGTCGCTACCGGGGTCGCGCCCAACGCCGAACTCGCTGTGGAGGCCGGCATCGAGACGGGCGAGACGGGCGCGATTGCCACCGACGAGTTGGGTCGGACCAGCGCCGAGGAGGTCTTCGCCGCGGGCGACTGCGCCGAGGCCCATAACGTCGTGACCGACGCGCCCGATTACGTCCCCCTCGCGCTGACGGCGAACCGGGCCGGCCGGGCCATCGGTTCGACGGTGGCGGGCGACCCCACCGAGGTCGGGGGCATCGTCGGCACGGCGGTCGTGAAGGTCTTCGACCTCGAAGTCGCTCGGACCGGCGTCATCGACTCCGACGAGGCCCAACAGGCCGGCTTCGACCCGGTTTCGCAGGTCATCACCGCCGGGTCGCGCGCTCACTACTACCCCGGCGGCACGCCCATCACCATCGAGATGGTCGCCGACCGGGAAACGGGTCGCTTGCTCGGCGCGGCGATGGTCGGCGAGGAGGGCGTCGCCAAGCGCATCGACACCATTGCCACGGCGCTCCACGCCGAGATGACCGTCGAGGAGGTCCAGAACCTCGACCTCGCCTACGCCCCGCCGTTCAGTCCGGTCTGGGACCCGGTGCTGACCGCGGCGAAGGTGCTGTCCGGAAAGTTGGAGTAG
- a CDS encoding DNA primase large subunit PriL, whose product MNPVHARYPFLASARESVREADIGLAAIVTGEERHAAVERGVERVRRALIDGTVRPDPDDQRRWDTRAELLSYPVARVLVSLVDAPGAVEKYASAEADTAYEQFTADFENPDDGLKSTTDDSISLAALLAEFDLSGAVRETIEGDGYRIAVGEYLPLSSNLDDDSWTLATRQLADGTVKISEDELHDLLREAVRQRVSAGLPTEVPDAIREGLTDEVAELEDTFSEIDISRSIDVIAPEAFPPCVESLMERAQDGEDLSAPAEFALVSFLASANADTDELLALCGVDSDTRAKSVRYRANRVGDESGAQYAPPSCETMAAYGECPVADDEDPTADARCETISHPLAYYEDALAEAEKSN is encoded by the coding sequence ATGAATCCGGTTCACGCCCGATACCCCTTCCTCGCGTCTGCGCGCGAGAGCGTCCGAGAGGCCGACATCGGCCTCGCGGCCATCGTCACGGGCGAGGAGCGCCACGCCGCCGTCGAGCGCGGCGTCGAGCGAGTGCGCCGGGCGCTCATCGACGGGACCGTCAGGCCGGACCCCGACGACCAGCGCCGGTGGGACACCCGCGCCGAACTCCTCTCGTATCCCGTCGCGCGGGTGCTGGTCTCGCTGGTGGACGCCCCCGGTGCGGTCGAGAAGTACGCCAGCGCCGAGGCCGACACCGCCTACGAGCAGTTCACCGCTGACTTCGAGAACCCCGACGACGGCCTCAAGTCCACGACCGACGACTCCATCTCGCTGGCGGCGCTGTTGGCGGAGTTCGACCTCTCGGGCGCGGTCCGCGAGACAATCGAGGGCGACGGCTACCGAATCGCGGTCGGCGAGTACCTCCCGCTGTCGTCGAACTTAGACGACGACTCGTGGACGCTGGCGACCCGCCAACTCGCCGACGGGACGGTCAAGATTTCGGAGGACGAGTTGCACGACCTCCTCCGAGAGGCGGTCCGCCAGCGGGTCTCCGCGGGCCTGCCGACCGAGGTCCCCGACGCGATTCGGGAGGGCCTGACCGACGAGGTGGCCGAACTGGAGGACACCTTCTCGGAAATCGACATCTCGCGTAGCATCGACGTGATTGCACCGGAGGCTTTCCCGCCGTGCGTCGAGTCGCTGATGGAGCGCGCTCAGGACGGCGAGGACCTCTCCGCTCCCGCCGAGTTCGCGCTGGTCTCCTTCCTTGCCAGCGCCAACGCCGACACCGACGAACTGCTGGCCCTCTGCGGCGTGGACAGCGACACCCGCGCGAAGTCGGTGCGCTACCGGGCCAACCGCGTCGGCGACGAGTCCGGTGCCCAGTACGCGCCGCCCTCCTGCGAAACGATGGCGGCCTACGGCGAGTGCCCGGTCGCCGACGACGAGGACCCGACTGCCGACGCCCGATGCGAAACCATCTCGCACCCGCTGGCCTACTACGAGGACGCGCTGGCCGAAGCCGAGAAAAGCAATTAA